The genomic stretch tgtcGCACGAGTCCCAGTGACCAAATGCCATCGTTTCCCTCCCAATTATAATTATGAGGAATAACACTTTCAGTTATAACCAACAATGGGGTGGGGACCGTGGGGTTACATGCCATGTTGACGATAGATTCCTCAAATTGCCACCCTTGCTACCCTTTTCATGTCGTTCCTCTTGCTATTGCCCaatgtaggggtgtcaaccccgTTCGGTTTcccgatttttggccaaaaccgaaaccggaactagggtaccccggttctcggttttgggaaaccggaaccagaactgggaccccggttaaaatcggccggttccggttttacccggtccggtaaccggtttttgaagaaaattagtttttgggcttattttaggtatttggcctaaaataagccccatttttttttttcataagttagctcattttttaaaaaaaaattctattaatctttttgtctaaattaaagaggctttgttatgattgttccaaataataaaaaaataaacctaaaaaagcccaaaaatcctaaaaaaatcaatgtttttgccaaTTTGGgctttagaaataaaaattcaattttttaaaataccctaaaaatcattttaaattaggtacataaagaaaacattaaaacaataaaaagtaaaaatagagaagtgaaatgaagaagaggactagaggagaaaatggagaagaagaggagcttgCGGCATGATGtgagaaaagaagatgaaggggaCTTAGGGGAGAAGTGAGAACTGGAGACGGGAGACCTAAAACTAagcgtaaaaaaattaaaatatattaatatatataatataataatatataaatattatttaataaaatataaacccgGTTCAGTAGCTCGATAGGAAcaatttttgaacaaattaaGTTTTGGATTTTCGGACCAAACTGGGATTCCGGTTCcgatttttgtaattttggcaCTCCAGCGTAACTcacaaaagcaaagaaaacccATTTCGACAACTCATAAGAGCACACCCCATTTATGCAAACAGCAGACAAAAGAGTGACTGAGAGAGAAATCCCATGGAAAACAGGCCTCTCTCTGCCAAGCTGATTCAAAACAAATTTCCttactgaaaagaaaaaaatatcttacaaaagaaataatcaTGGAAAAATGGAATTCCATAGACTATCCATCCATTCCTTTCTATAAGcctttatataaatataacataaatgtCATGTATTTTTTGGAACGGTGACGCTTTGACAATGGGAATGCACATTTTTATCACCCcaataagtaattaaaacaGAGCAATCATCTCCTCCATCCCAATGACATACACTGacatttttttgtaagaaaaactATCCTCTTGGCTACTGTGTAATTTACTCTAATATAAAGTATGTttacaataaattatataaactacatgtttatcttataattatttaaacatATCATTTACttcatataattataattatttgattaatcaCCACTTTTAGCGTAGTAAAATTTCTTTGAAAACACCATAATATGATTTACTTTATATAAACAACTATAATTTCTTTGAAAAGCGTTGTTTCACTTAAATGTgccttttgattttaaatttacGGTCTAACTTAAAATTGACACTTGTCAGCATTTTAAATAGCCACTTATCTTTTTTAGACCctcttctattaaaaaaaaaaaaaaaggttgaataaaaagcaatatataaattagaaaagaaaataaggaatAAAAAGGGCAATGGAAGAAcaaaaccacataaaataaagacaaacaaatggaaaatggaaaatactaatataatggaaaatatttttcttttctatataaCTTTCTTGGTTCCAATAAAATTGATATAGGTTTAGGAAGAAGTTAATTCAAATAGAGATTTTTTCTTTCGAccatcatttgattatataatgtATAAGAAACtacttttagaaaataaagtaaaaataacGCATTAAAggtttctaaaataaaaataatgcatTAAAGGAAAGGCTCGACGAAGGGAGGGAGATGCGGCGGGGGAAGGAAAATGCTTTCGGAGAtcaagattttatttgtttttttttttggccgaaTTTACTTGGTTATATCATGCTCACATTTAAACTTCATTTCTCTAATTTGTCACACACGACTGTTCATTGTTTAAGATTAtgaaaaagagtaattttaaaagtctttcttatgtcttttttgtttttccaaaaataatataatttttaaaatcaccatttaatCATGCTTTATCAACCTGACAATAATATAATCTAATAATCTTGATCTATATCTGTCCAATATTTGGCTACAACAAAAAATAGTCCCACacgcccttttttttttttataattttttttataatttatttatttatttattttttttaaaaaaagaagcaaattacAAACAAAGAGAATGGTTATATAGGGATCCTTCCCACTATTGGTCATAAtagaagaaaatatgaaggtAAGTGTATTGAAAATACTTCAAAACGCAAGATGACAAGATTAATAACGGCCCAATTGGTGAGATGGTGCGCATGTGGGCCAAACGTGTATTTAAGTCTCACATATAACCCCTTTTCATcctcacacacacacgcacacaaataataataataaaaaaataaaaataaaaataaaaattgttaaggaAAGTAGGGAATCCCATCAAACTCTGAAACATAAGCTGAAAGGGATTTTCATCACAAAACTAGAAAGCAATgcgatttttgtttttcactacACGAAGAAACATCAGTACAAAGAACCAACAAGTAATAGCAATTTGCTCCTATTCATGGGGCTACTCACTGAGCATAGTGTGCATATGAGACCCATCCCAAGAATCATGATGTTACATTTTAATCCTTgaggaaaaagaataaacagggaaaaaaaaaaacatttaagaaTACTGAGATTGTGTACTAATGAACAGCTTCTATATAACTTTTTGACCACATCTTGCTCACCAGCACTTACAAGGCTGAAGTTGTGTATCATAGATATATCCAAAACTTTCATCATTTTAATGCTCTAAGCTGCCTCTCACTGAAAAGACATGTTCCATGTTATTActgtatattttcttttttcaatatcaAGGGCTTTAAATATGCAGATACAAGTACACGTCATTGCATGCTAGGATTGAGGCTTTTCTATGATGTGTGCAGATCTTCATGGAATGCTATGACACTTTCAACCTATATGCTAGATTCCCCTTGCCGGATTTTCCTCACTGCACTTCCAACCAGAAAGCACCGCAGTCTGTTTCACTTTCACCACACTAAGGGGGGAAGGAGATAGCCTGATGACTGGCcatctttttgaaatttcaaaacatttcTAGAGAAACATCATTGAGAAGTCTCATCATTTCCCCCGCCTTGAGCTACAACTGCTTCATCCTGCGGCAACTTTGTTTCAAGATTTTCCTCTGGTAATAGTGAAACTTTATTTGAACCATCATCTGTCCTAGTATGCTTTTTTGACTCCTCATTTGGTTCCACAGTACTGCTATCTCCAGGTTCTTCTATATTTTCAACTTGGTGCTGTTTCTGACTTTCTGAATTGGACAAAGGAAGGGGAGCACCACCCAACCCTTTGGAAAGACAAACATACCTAAAAACCAGTTGTTTGTAATTATTTAGCAGGTCTTCTACGTCATTAACTGTTAGGTCACCGACGTGGGCAAACAAGTATGGATAATCCCGAAAGACTTGGCTCACCATATCCTCCTTCAGAAGCATAATTGCCCCTTTGTTCTCCAAATCTGAGAGGGATGGAATTTTTGGCATTGATAACTGATCTTTTGCATATGGGGCCTCCTTACTTGTGGATTTTGTTTCAGACGATTTTGGCCGTAATATGGAGTCCCTATCCTTAACATGCAAAGACTGATGTTTAGGTTCCACAGATTCGGCTGCATTTCTGTCACTTTGATCAGACTGACCATCAAAATCAGTTGAAAGCCCAGAAAGAAGTGCTTGAGCAGATTCTATGTTCTTTTCAAACTCAGTTTCATCCATTGAAAGAGCCTTTGCATCAATGTTAGAGATGAAAGACTCGGCTGAGAGCATGTTTGTAAAAAAATACGCTGATTCTGCAACTAATCGAGACTGATTCCTGTACCTTTGAATATACAACAGATTTGAGTGCAGTTGTGGAGGGTTTGCCTGCACGATATCATTCATGTAATCTAGATATAACAATGTAAATGTCACATTTCAAGAGACATTAACCAAAACAAATCATACGAAGAATGGAAGCCATTAGTTAGCAAAGCATTATCGATACTAAATCAGGCCTTGTGTCATTACAATAATTAGCACTCCCTCCCTTCCACCTCCTCTCCCCTGAAAAAGATAGGTGGAAGAGATGCAACCATTTCATGATTTCTACAACTTTTATCTCtctttagttttaatttttaaatgcatgGCAGATATAAAGAATCCTATTACCAAAAAAATCTGCAAGAAAAGGTACAAGTTACAAATCTATATATTTTGCTGGTTTAATGAGTAGTAAAATTCATACATGGAGAAAGTAAACATCAAcaacaagaattaaaatatatatatatatatatatatataaaattgacaaattaGCAATAATAGTACCAATACCACTGAATATCACAACATGGATTGGCTAactttttatccatttttttaaaatacggTTTAATTTCTTAATTGTGGCTTTAgaaagcatagaaaactttcaaggacacacacacacacatgcatgcaccaacacatatatatctatatatagatatcatatatatttaatttcttatCCCCATGTTCAAGTCCTACTTTCAAGATTTTACCATTTCCCATGTCAGGAGTCTCTGTACTTCATAGTCAGTAAGCAACAGTagacaaagatttttttttctttttttaatgattgacAGAgcatagaaatttttttaagtacttattgaaaaaaatttagccaTGAACACAATTACAGATATTGAAACCAACTCTTaagattttcttttctctctctctctttttttttttaataacgcTTAAGATTTCAGGAATAAACCAAGTCATAATGGTATATATAATCTCACCTTTAGAGTAACATAAATCAGGACAGGAAGAAATTCATCAGCTCCAGGGGGATTCTCATTTGAAGCAATAGAAGCATTATGCAGTAAGTTACTGATAACCTTGCAACAATTGAGGATACAGACAAGCTTGTCTCTTGGTGCCCTGTACATATTGATCTTCTGCAGTTCTTTCTGTGCAAGCTGCCAATACAGGATTAGAGATGCAGGTAAgacttcaaatgaaaaatatcccATAAATAAAACCAGTTTCACAACACTCCTTAAGTGTACGTGGAAGTGAACAGGAATAGAAACAATTTTGGTGTTCTTCCAAGGTATCCCACATTTCAAAGTGTGTTCCATCATGCACTTTTGTGAAAACCATCTTGTAACATTGTTTAAAAGTTCTTTGTCTCACGATTTCTAATTTGTTCTTGACCAGTGACATGACCTTGTATGTGTAATTCTTGGATAAAGTAAAATACCTAACTTTCACCTCTATAAAGAAAAGATACTTTATCTGCAATGAAGGATTGACTATCCCATGTAATGGATTCAACAGATTCCTATTCATGACCTGATCAACATGCCTTGTTGCTAAAAGATTCAGCCAACATGAGATTCAAGATATATATTCGGAGCAAGGTTTCATCAAAGAGTCAAAAATGAAAGGATCAATATGAAGCCAGTAATTCTGTTGAATTGGCAATACATGAGACTCGGCATGCCAATTGTGGAGACAACATGATTCCAAATGTTGATAGAAAACGCCAAAAATAGCAAGTTAGCAATGGAATCATTGTCTCACTTTGGTACCCGCAAATTCACATTCCTATTGCTATTTAGTGCAATAAGaacatacaaaataattttatcaCATGAATCACACTTCACAAGCACTATTTTTTACGGGAGCAAGCTCCAAACGTTTCCTGttgctttatttgttttttcttgctaAAGAAAAGCTCCTTACTTTAGCTAACCAAGCTCTACAACACCTTGGGTTTCAGAAGACTGGAAATGTAGAGCCCTGGATGGagtttttaactaaaaaattctGAATCCATGATAACagtcttttttttctaaatatctATCGTGGGCAATGGAATGAAAGCCCTTCATGAGAACTTTCCCTAAATATCCATTTGAAAGGACAGATGAATAGTTGAGCGGAGCCAGCTGAAGGAAGGGCACTAACAAAAGCAGGAGCTTTTTAAGCGTGCTCTGGAATCCCCTGCTCGAAGCTTCTTGGTCACAATAACACCTCTCTCCCTCcccaagaaaaaatcaaaaaagaaacagaagaaaaaaatctaatCTAGGTCAATCAAGCTCTGGATTGAGGCAGTTAAGTACGAAAATTGTAGGCAGTCAAAAAATCCAAAGAAATGTGACAGTTTGCGGGAGAAATGGAGCTTTAGTGCCTCAACTGAAATGCAACTATATGGTTGTCAGCTGCATGCATATACAACTTTAGTACAACCAATATAGCAGTCACAGTCGATGGCCAAAGATGGAAACCATTATGCTCTTAGGAAGCATGATTGATTCATCtactcattttaaaaataattacccAAAACCAATTTTCAAATTCCTAGTTAGATATAGAACTAACACTGAACTAGacttttatttgagaaaagaaaatgatcacCTCTAGGAGGAGGGGAGGAGGAATCCAGGACATAGCATCATGGACAAAaccgagagagagagtgagaataTATCACGTAGAACCTCTACTTACTAGCCATGATGTTTCATTTTGAAAGGTTGGTTTGATATCCAAATTTTCAGGTTGAATGAATTGTTGAATCAAAGACATCTTCTCATAAAGTTGGTCATCAAGTTTTACGTCATCTGAATGTGAAGCAAATACACGAGTAAATAACTTTGTCATGACATACTTCTCCAGTCCCTGTATTTGAAAGAAAGCACAAGATAAAAGAAATCAGTATATACAGAAGTATGATCCATAAACAGCACATATTACAAAGAGAAAAACACccaaaaaggaaatgaaaacaataaaattaccaaaactaaaaagaaaaatcatccaAACAAATGCTATACAAGGCAAGAAGTATGAAGTACCCAGCTTTTTGCTACTTttaaagatataaaataaaagtgaatgGTGCATGCATGatctcataaatatttgtaccaacaaaaggaaaatattaaccATTTGGCCAATAATAGGCCTAAAGCATTATAGGGTATGTCTGGTAAAGTTTTTAAGAACACTTTAGTTTTCAGACACTCTTCTCAGAGAAGTGTATGAGAAATCTCCTCCAACAGTGTTTGGTTGTCTGATAAATTTTTCGACCGTTTAAAGAACACTATAGCCACTTTCTCCCTGCAAACCAGAGCCAATAAGACCAACCATTGCCTAACCTATATAGCCTATACGGTTGCAGCTGAAGAGAATAAACACTCATGATTAATACTTCAACGATCACCACCATACTTAATAAATCCTCATCCACTCCTGCTATCTCACTTTCAACAACTGTCTCCTCTAAGCACTCCTTAAAGCCAAGCTCAAGTGCCCACCACAACCATGCATGAGCGGACCTCAAACCCACGACAAGTGCTTGAATGCGCTCCAAATCCCAGGTGATCTACCCTGCCACCATAGCTGGGCATGACCTAACTGCGGTGGCTAGGTTACCAAGCCACAATAGCTGGGCATTGCTGGggctatttttttaatgtttttttcaaTATTCGAACAAAATAACATCATTTCAGATCATTTTCGTTGATATCATAATCCATCTCAAAGACACTGTTCTCCAAGTACCAAAGATAAGCTTGTGTAGTATGCTTTTTTGATAAgctaaagagagagaaaacaaaaaacaaagaaggtaGATAAGAGAAAAGAACTGAGGTCAGTTCTGAACTAGTTATGGATTTAAGAATCTTCTCTAGTTATCAAAGAAAGATTCCTAGGGTATATATTAGGTTCACTGGGCCACACCCTCTTCCTATGCTACTTACTAATTGGTGGCACCATAGAGTAAAGATATTAAGATATCAAGggtcatactttttttttgataagtgaaatGTCATACTTTGTAGACAATACCCTTTGCAAATATGGCAAATCCCCGTGGAGAAAAGAAACATAGGATTTTCAATGGGTCAAAACTGATGATAAACTTTCAGAAAATGCAATTTATTTCTCCATATTGGATTTTCGTGGGGTCAAAATTGATGCTGAGCTTTCAGATAAtgcaatttattttcttttttgatagtTAGATTTGAACCTGACCCTGACCCAACACCTAGGAGCCTGGTAATGCAGCTTTAGCTCGGTGGTTTTGACAGAGGTTTAGTATCCATATCTTTATGATTCTGCATATCTCCATTGTACACTTATTGATTTCAAGAGTTCTATTAGACTCATTAAATAAGTCACTTTCAGAAGATCATTGGAGTCATACCACAAAGAACAACAGAAGTCAGAagttattttttgataagtaacttaAGTCAGAAATTATGTACAGAGTTGTAATGCCTTTGTTCTCTCATTCACTCAACTCCTATTTCCCCTTCCCTTCAGCCTTTCTTTCTTCATCATTTATACAGAAATATATTTCAAAGCAATACTTGTAGACAATGCCTGAAATATTATGGGTTGTGCCCCTATGCCACCAGGTGGATTGCTTACATCAAATGGTGTAGAATCAAGAGGGTGGCAGTCAATGAAAAATTCTGTTTTCCTCTACACTGTTGTCCcttagaaaggaaaagaacatACGGGTAATTAGGAGGCTAAATCAGCAGTGAATGTTAGGGAAATTGCTTATTAGTTTGAGAACTTTCAGAACTCATTTATTTTAAGACTTTCATAAACTTAAATTAATGCTTTttgtcttctctctcttttcttttttaataagtatcTACATGTTAGTTTCATTAATATCCCTTCAAACTGACACTTTGacagaaaaacaaaagttgAAGGTCTCAATAGTCAATCTTCTTTCATGATATCACCACAACAACTACAAGAACTTCTCGGTGGAATCCCCGGGGCCGGGAGGACCAAAATAagtgttggggttatcccacatcggttgtggaagaggctggtggtcactttataagtgtgagggaaagcctcacctcttaAGCTGACTTTTGAGGTTGAGAGAAGCctaagaccacccaacactggtaTCAGAACCCAGATTTATcaacaagtctcggcccaacAGTCCACAGGAGAAACGGGTTGTCGCTGCTTTGGCCCAGGGTCCGATGTGTGAAAGAGAGATTGTTGGAGTTAtctcacatcggttgtggaataGGCtagtggtcactttataagtgtgaggaaaaacATCAcctcttgagttagcttttgggGTTAAGAGAGGCCCAAGACCACCTAACAATAAGAATTGTTCTCCGGTCCTTTTGATAAAGATTCT from Corylus avellana chromosome ca1, CavTom2PMs-1.0 encodes the following:
- the LOC132189149 gene encoding vacuolar protein sorting-associated protein 9A-like; this translates as MENADVFLGLHDFLERMRQPSAADLVKSIKSFIVSFSNNAPDPEKDSAAVQEFLAKMESAFRAHPLWVGCSAEELESAGEGLEKYVMTKLFTRVFASHSDDVKLDDQLYEKMSLIQQFIQPENLDIKPTFQNETSWLLAQKELQKINMYRAPRDKLVCILNCCKVISNLLHNASIASNENPPGADEFLPVLIYVTLKANPPQLHSNLLYIQRYRNQSRLVAESAYFFTNMLSAESFISNIDAKALSMDETEFEKNIESAQALLSGLSTDFDGQSDQSDRNAAESVEPKHQSLHVKDRDSILRPKSSETKSTSKEAPYAKDQLSMPKIPSLSDLENKGAIMLLKEDMVSQVFRDYPYLFAHVGDLTVNDVEDLLNNYKQLVFRYVCLSKGLGGAPLPLSNSESQKQHQVENIEEPGDSSTVEPNEESKKHTRTDDGSNKVSLLPEENLETKLPQDEAVVAQGGGNDETSQ